The following proteins are co-located in the Colius striatus isolate bColStr4 chromosome 6, bColStr4.1.hap1, whole genome shotgun sequence genome:
- the PSMC1 gene encoding 26S proteasome regulatory subunit 4 isoform X1, with the protein MGQSQSGGHGPGGGKKDDKDKKKKYEPPVPTRVGKKKKKTKGPDAASKLPLVTPHTQCRLKLLKLERIKDYLLMEEEFIRNQEQMKPLEEKQEEERSKVDDLRGTPMSVGTLEEIIDDNHAIVSTSVGSEHYVSILSFVDKDLLEPGCSVLLNHKVHAVIGVLMDDTDPLVTVMKVEKAPQETYADIGGLDNQIQEIKESVELPLTHPEYYEEMGIKPPKGVILYGPPGTGKTLLAKAVANQTSATFLRVVGSELIQKYLGDGPKLVRELFRVAEEHAPSIVFIDEIDAIGTKRYDSNSGGEREIQRTMLELLNQLDGFDSRGDVKVIMATNRIETLDPALIRPGRIDRKIEFPLPDEKTKKRIFQIHTSRMTLADDVTLDELIMAKDDLSGADIKAICTEAGLMALRERRMKVTNEDFKKSKENVLYKKQEGTPEGLYL; encoded by the exons ATG GGTCAAAGTCAGAGTGGTGGACATGGTCCTGGTGGTGGCAAGAAGGATGACAAG GATAAGAAGAAGAAATACGAACCTCCAGTTCCAACCagagtggggaaaaagaagaagaaaacaaaaggaccAGATGCTGCCAGCAAACTCCCCCTGG TGACTCCTCACACACAGTGCAGGCTCAAATTGTTGAAATTGGAGAGAATTAAAGATTACCTCTTAATGGAGGAAGAATTTATCAGAAATCAAGAACAGATGaaacctttggaagaaaaacaagag GAAGAAAGATCAAAGGTGGATGATCTGAGGGGGACACCAATGTCAGTGGGTACCTTGGAGGAGATCATTGACGACAACCACGCTATTGTGTCCACATCAGTAGGATCGGAACACTATGTCAGTATTCTGTCTTTTGTGGACAAGGATCTGCTagagccaggctgctctgttTTGCTAAATCATAAG GTTCATGCTGTGATAGGAGTCCTGATGGATGACACGGACCCTTTGGTTACTGTGATGAAGGTGGAGAAAGCTCCTCAAGAAACATATGCTGACATTGGTGGCCTTGACAACCAGATTCAAGAAATCAAG GAGTCTGTGGAGCTTCCTCTCACCCATCCTGAATATTATGAAGAGATGGGCATAAAGCCACCCAAAGGAGTCATTCTCTATGGTCCACCTGGCACAG GTAAAACTTTGCTAGCCAAAGCAGTGGCCAACCAGACATCAGCAACCTTCCTGCGGGTAGTTGGTTCGGAGCTGATCCAGAAGTACCTGGGCGACGGCCCGAAGCTGGTGCGCGAGCTGTTCCGCGTGGCCGAGGAGCACGCGCCCTCCATCGTCTTCATTGACGAGATAGACGCCATCGGCACCAAGAG GTATGACTCAAATTCCGGCGGTGAGAGAGAGATCCAGCGTAccatgctggagctgctgaaCCAGCTGGATGGGTTTGACTCTCGGGGGGATGTTAAAGTCATCATGGCTACTAACAGAATAGAAACACTGGACCCAGCTTTAATTAGGCCAG GACGAATTGACAGGAAAATAGAGTTCCCTCTGCCTGATGAAAAGACCAAGAAACGGATCTTTCAGATTCACACGAGCAGGATGACGTTGGCAGATGATGTCACTTTGGATGAGCTGATCATGGCAAAAGATGACCTCAGTGGTGCAGATATTAAG GCCATTTGTACGGAAGCTGGACTAATGGCGTTGCGGGAGCGGCGGATGAAAGTAACAAATGAAGACTTCAAAAAGTCCAAAGAGAACGTTCTCTACAAGAAGCAGGAGGGAACCCCCGAGGGACTGTATCTCTGA
- the PSMC1 gene encoding 26S proteasome regulatory subunit 4 isoform X2: protein MEEEFIRNQEQMKPLEEKQEEERSKVDDLRGTPMSVGTLEEIIDDNHAIVSTSVGSEHYVSILSFVDKDLLEPGCSVLLNHKVHAVIGVLMDDTDPLVTVMKVEKAPQETYADIGGLDNQIQEIKESVELPLTHPEYYEEMGIKPPKGVILYGPPGTGKTLLAKAVANQTSATFLRVVGSELIQKYLGDGPKLVRELFRVAEEHAPSIVFIDEIDAIGTKRYDSNSGGEREIQRTMLELLNQLDGFDSRGDVKVIMATNRIETLDPALIRPGRIDRKIEFPLPDEKTKKRIFQIHTSRMTLADDVTLDELIMAKDDLSGADIKAICTEAGLMALRERRMKVTNEDFKKSKENVLYKKQEGTPEGLYL, encoded by the exons ATGGAGGAAGAATTTATCAGAAATCAAGAACAGATGaaacctttggaagaaaaacaagag GAAGAAAGATCAAAGGTGGATGATCTGAGGGGGACACCAATGTCAGTGGGTACCTTGGAGGAGATCATTGACGACAACCACGCTATTGTGTCCACATCAGTAGGATCGGAACACTATGTCAGTATTCTGTCTTTTGTGGACAAGGATCTGCTagagccaggctgctctgttTTGCTAAATCATAAG GTTCATGCTGTGATAGGAGTCCTGATGGATGACACGGACCCTTTGGTTACTGTGATGAAGGTGGAGAAAGCTCCTCAAGAAACATATGCTGACATTGGTGGCCTTGACAACCAGATTCAAGAAATCAAG GAGTCTGTGGAGCTTCCTCTCACCCATCCTGAATATTATGAAGAGATGGGCATAAAGCCACCCAAAGGAGTCATTCTCTATGGTCCACCTGGCACAG GTAAAACTTTGCTAGCCAAAGCAGTGGCCAACCAGACATCAGCAACCTTCCTGCGGGTAGTTGGTTCGGAGCTGATCCAGAAGTACCTGGGCGACGGCCCGAAGCTGGTGCGCGAGCTGTTCCGCGTGGCCGAGGAGCACGCGCCCTCCATCGTCTTCATTGACGAGATAGACGCCATCGGCACCAAGAG GTATGACTCAAATTCCGGCGGTGAGAGAGAGATCCAGCGTAccatgctggagctgctgaaCCAGCTGGATGGGTTTGACTCTCGGGGGGATGTTAAAGTCATCATGGCTACTAACAGAATAGAAACACTGGACCCAGCTTTAATTAGGCCAG GACGAATTGACAGGAAAATAGAGTTCCCTCTGCCTGATGAAAAGACCAAGAAACGGATCTTTCAGATTCACACGAGCAGGATGACGTTGGCAGATGATGTCACTTTGGATGAGCTGATCATGGCAAAAGATGACCTCAGTGGTGCAGATATTAAG GCCATTTGTACGGAAGCTGGACTAATGGCGTTGCGGGAGCGGCGGATGAAAGTAACAAATGAAGACTTCAAAAAGTCCAAAGAGAACGTTCTCTACAAGAAGCAGGAGGGAACCCCCGAGGGACTGTATCTCTGA